One window from the genome of Magnetospirillum sp. WYHS-4 encodes:
- a CDS encoding NapC/NirT family cytochrome c: MSDNSKLARLMRMRVLGAPLGAAAVFFVVGILFWGAYNTAMEATNSMPFCISCHEMDQAVYPEYQKTVHFQNRSGVRAICSDCHVPDPWVHKFVRKIQASLEIYHWLLGTVNTLDKFEAKRLTLAKKVWKNMKDTDSRECRNCHSWQAMTDSKQKQRAWKQHQNAQKDGMTCIDCHKGIAHRAVHTLLGENDNPYDGKSDPRRLDVTDPRAAMPAAAATTTDVPAPAPAPVTAPAVGGTSGGIDWNGVPGKDIALFFPGQTSIEWVSKGTDHGGARAFVKAGDRCTGCHEGEQAQMGAKMVSGEKAEDKAMVIPGKRAAITMNVKAANDGNNLLMRFQWPDTPHAPAPFVDGGKMDAANQTKLAVMLVPADKVEMAGQAGCWMTCHHDSRFMPDHPKSPAGDAAARLNLATGVTKYIRESRSAIETSNSPRGGWDKLKPAADIDALKKGGQAMDVVRYLSGGNKAEFGTVVEQRDLKPTDKVKFSGGLEGGNWVVTMIRPLKLDEPGALAIEPGKDYMVNFAIHDDYSFARFHHVSLEYQLGLDKADAQINAAKK; the protein is encoded by the coding sequence ATGAGCGACAACAGCAAGCTCGCACGCTTGATGCGCATGCGGGTTTTGGGGGCGCCCTTGGGCGCCGCGGCAGTCTTTTTCGTGGTCGGCATCCTGTTCTGGGGTGCCTACAACACGGCCATGGAAGCGACCAACAGCATGCCCTTCTGCATCTCGTGCCACGAGATGGATCAGGCGGTCTATCCGGAATACCAGAAGACCGTCCACTTCCAGAACCGCTCGGGCGTGCGGGCCATCTGCTCCGACTGCCACGTGCCCGATCCCTGGGTGCACAAGTTCGTCCGCAAGATTCAGGCTTCCCTGGAAATCTATCACTGGCTGCTCGGAACGGTGAACACCCTGGACAAGTTCGAGGCCAAGCGCCTGACGTTGGCCAAGAAAGTCTGGAAGAACATGAAGGACACCGACTCGCGGGAATGCCGCAACTGCCATTCCTGGCAGGCCATGACCGATTCCAAGCAGAAGCAGCGGGCCTGGAAGCAGCACCAGAACGCCCAGAAGGACGGCATGACCTGCATCGACTGCCACAAGGGCATCGCGCATCGGGCCGTCCATACCCTGTTGGGCGAGAACGACAATCCCTATGACGGCAAGTCCGATCCGCGCCGGCTCGACGTCACCGATCCGCGCGCGGCGATGCCGGCTGCCGCCGCCACGACGACCGATGTTCCGGCTCCGGCTCCGGCGCCGGTCACGGCTCCCGCCGTCGGCGGCACGTCCGGCGGTATCGACTGGAACGGCGTCCCAGGCAAGGACATCGCGCTGTTCTTCCCCGGCCAGACTTCCATCGAGTGGGTTTCCAAGGGCACCGACCACGGCGGCGCCCGCGCCTTCGTCAAGGCGGGCGACCGCTGCACCGGTTGCCACGAGGGCGAACAGGCCCAGATGGGCGCCAAGATGGTCTCCGGCGAGAAGGCCGAGGACAAAGCCATGGTCATTCCGGGCAAGCGGGCGGCCATCACGATGAATGTCAAGGCGGCCAACGACGGCAACAACCTGCTCATGCGCTTCCAGTGGCCCGACACCCCCCACGCCCCGGCGCCCTTCGTCGACGGCGGCAAGATGGACGCCGCCAACCAGACCAAGCTGGCCGTCATGCTGGTGCCGGCCGACAAAGTCGAGATGGCCGGCCAGGCGGGCTGCTGGATGACCTGCCACCACGACTCCCGCTTCATGCCCGACCATCCCAAAAGCCCGGCAGGCGATGCCGCGGCGCGCCTCAACCTGGCGACCGGCGTCACCAAGTACATCAGGGAAAGCCGCAGCGCCATCGAGACGAGCAATTCGCCGCGCGGCGGCTGGGACAAGCTGAAGCCCGCCGCCGACATCGACGCGTTGAAGAAGGGCGGCCAAGCCATGGACGTCGTCCGTTACCTGAGTGGCGGCAACAAGGCCGAGTTCGGCACCGTCGTCGAACAGCGCGACCTCAAGCCCACCGACAAGGTCAAGTTCTCGGGCGGCTTGGAAGGCGGTAACTGGGTGGTCACCATGATTCGTCCGCTCAAGCTGGACGAGCCGGGAGCCCTGGCCATCGAGCCGGGCAAGGACTACATGGTCAACTTCGCGATCCACGACGACTACAGCTTCGCGCGGTTCCACCATGTGTCGTTGGAATACCAGTTGGGCCTCGATAAGGCGGATGCCCAGATCAACGCCGCAAAGAAGTAA
- a CDS encoding AsnC family transcriptional regulator, with protein sequence MTRETKATLDEADRAIVNALQGGFPLVDEPFAEVGSRLGLPTDEVIERIRRMLDDGILSRFGPMYHAERLGGGLTLAALRVPAERYEEVAAIVNAFPEVAHNYAREHDLNMWFVLATETPEGIADTVGRIEAATGLTVYNMPKREEFFVGLRFEA encoded by the coding sequence ATGACGCGGGAAACGAAGGCGACCCTCGACGAAGCCGACCGCGCCATCGTCAACGCCTTGCAGGGCGGCTTTCCCCTGGTGGACGAACCGTTTGCCGAAGTCGGTTCCCGCCTGGGCCTGCCGACGGACGAGGTGATCGAGCGCATCCGCCGCATGCTGGACGACGGCATCCTCTCCCGCTTCGGGCCCATGTACCATGCCGAGCGCCTGGGCGGCGGGCTGACGCTCGCGGCTCTCAGGGTGCCGGCGGAGCGCTACGAGGAAGTGGCGGCCATCGTCAACGCCTTTCCCGAGGTGGCCCACAACTACGCCCGCGAGCACGATCTCAACATGTGGTTCGTGCTGGCGACCGAGACGCCGGAAGGCATCGCCGATACCGTCGGCCGCATCGAGGCGGCAACCGGTCTGACAGTCTACAACATGCCCAAGCGGGAGGAATTCTTCGTCGGCCTGAGGTTCGAGGCATGA
- a CDS encoding hemerythrin family protein, whose protein sequence is MALLEWKTEYRTGFASVDYEHETLINLINELYGKIEAGCSGDEVRRYLGEIDGLIEAHFALEEKVMRDIRYDRYAAHKADHDHLLEQIREIIEDVGDGQAPGLRTSLGQRLTSWFGRHFATEDKSLHNKTDGRHH, encoded by the coding sequence ATGGCATTGCTTGAATGGAAGACCGAATACCGGACCGGTTTCGCGTCCGTCGACTACGAGCACGAGACCCTGATCAACTTGATCAACGAGCTATACGGCAAGATCGAAGCCGGCTGTTCGGGCGACGAGGTGCGCCGCTACCTGGGCGAGATCGACGGATTGATCGAGGCCCACTTCGCCCTCGAGGAAAAAGTCATGCGCGACATCCGTTACGATCGCTATGCCGCGCACAAGGCCGACCACGACCATTTGCTGGAACAGATCCGGGAAATCATCGAGGACGTGGGCGACGGCCAAGCTCCCGGCTTGCGGACCAGCCTCGGACAGCGCCTGACCTCCTGGTTCGGCCGTCACTTCGCCACCGAGGACAAATCCCTCCACAACAAGACCGACGGCCGCCATCACTGA
- a CDS encoding cytochrome c — translation MSHGRQTILRPLGAFAVLLGLAAGPAWADEAADKALAEKRVMSMKDVRSSMATLRRMVRGQAEFAQQDAVDAVQVLLTELDDMPKTFSGGPSKAPSDSKPEIWTDWNGFMKILGESKDAANGLMVSVRSTSSGTALKEKYENLDKACEACHAKFRK, via the coding sequence ATGAGTCACGGGAGACAGACGATTCTTCGCCCCCTGGGGGCGTTCGCGGTCCTTCTTGGTTTGGCGGCCGGCCCGGCCTGGGCGGACGAGGCGGCTGACAAGGCCTTGGCCGAAAAGCGTGTGATGTCCATGAAGGACGTTCGCTCCTCCATGGCGACGCTGCGCCGCATGGTCCGGGGACAGGCGGAATTCGCCCAGCAGGACGCCGTCGATGCGGTCCAGGTGCTACTCACGGAATTGGACGACATGCCCAAGACCTTCTCCGGCGGCCCCAGCAAGGCGCCGTCCGATTCCAAGCCGGAAATCTGGACCGACTGGAACGGCTTCATGAAGATCCTGGGCGAATCCAAGGATGCCGCGAACGGGCTCATGGTTTCGGTGCGCAGTACCTCGTCCGGCACCGCCCTCAAGGAAAAATACGAGAATCTCGACAAGGCCTGCGAGGCTTGCCACGCCAAGTTCCGCAAGTAG
- a CDS encoding AsnC family protein: MELTAKEKALVTALGGGLPLVSDPYAELGRRVGLSEGETIAVIARLREAGLIKRFGVVVRHHELGYRSNAMVVWDIPDARVEEIGRRFSAFDFVTLCYQRPRRPPEWPYNLFCMVHGRERDVVLGQVEELAETCGLAGVKREVLFSTRRFKQRGAVYCLAPETAA; this comes from the coding sequence ATGGAACTGACCGCCAAGGAAAAGGCCCTGGTCACGGCCCTGGGCGGCGGCCTGCCCCTGGTGTCCGACCCTTACGCCGAACTGGGGCGCCGGGTGGGCCTGAGCGAAGGCGAGACGATCGCCGTCATCGCCCGCCTGAGGGAGGCGGGCCTCATCAAGCGCTTCGGCGTGGTGGTCCGTCATCATGAATTGGGCTACCGCTCCAATGCCATGGTGGTCTGGGACATCCCCGACGCGCGGGTGGAGGAGATCGGGCGCCGCTTCAGCGCCTTCGATTTCGTCACCCTCTGCTACCAGCGTCCCCGCCGTCCGCCCGAATGGCCCTACAACCTGTTCTGCATGGTGCATGGCCGCGAACGGGACGTGGTGCTGGGCCAGGTCGAGGAACTGGCGGAAACCTGCGGCCTGGCCGGCGTGAAGCGCGAAGTGCTGTTTTCCACCCGCCGCTTCAAGCAACGCGGCGCCGTCTACTGCCTGGCGCCGGAGACGGCGGCATGA
- a CDS encoding class I SAM-dependent methyltransferase, which yields MNTRRDHWEGVYGTKSPLEVSWYQSAPTLSLDLIRAAGLNRTTPLIDVGGGASPLADALLADGFGDVTVLDISAGALDQARRRLGDKGAGVCWIAADITLWRPERRYGLWHDRAVFHFLTEAADRRRYMAVLNEALAPGGTVVLAAFAPEGPERCSGLPVMRHGPESFAAELGGSFSLRDTVYEDHPTPAGKTQRFCYCRFQLTS from the coding sequence ATGAACACGCGCCGCGACCACTGGGAAGGCGTCTACGGGACCAAGTCGCCCTTGGAGGTAAGCTGGTACCAGTCCGCCCCCACCCTGTCCCTCGATCTCATCCGGGCCGCCGGTTTGAACCGGACGACGCCGTTGATCGACGTGGGCGGCGGGGCCTCGCCCCTGGCCGATGCCCTGCTGGCCGACGGCTTCGGTGACGTGACGGTGCTCGATATCTCGGCCGGCGCGCTCGACCAGGCCCGGCGGCGCCTGGGCGACAAGGGCGCGGGGGTGTGCTGGATCGCCGCCGACATCACCCTATGGCGCCCGGAACGCCGGTACGGCCTGTGGCACGACCGAGCGGTCTTCCATTTCCTTACCGAAGCGGCGGACCGCCGCCGTTACATGGCGGTTTTGAACGAAGCTCTTGCGCCCGGAGGGACGGTCGTCCTGGCCGCCTTCGCCCCCGAGGGACCGGAAAGATGCAGCGGCCTGCCGGTGATGCGCCACGGACCGGAAAGCTTCGCCGCGGAACTGGGCGGGAGCTTTTCGCTCCGGGATACGGTCTACGAGGACCACCCGACTCCGGCCGGCAAGACCCAACGCTTCTGCTATTGCCGTTTCCAGCTCACATCGTAA
- a CDS encoding cytochrome c, which translates to MRNAAAVGMLLLAATPASAEPDAARQKELLYLLKHDCGSCHGMTLKGGLGAPLLPEILAQRRDDELLASILDGMPGTAMPPWRPLLSPDEALFLVGALRRGGLE; encoded by the coding sequence ATGCGTAACGCGGCCGCGGTCGGCATGCTGCTGCTTGCGGCGACTCCGGCGTCGGCCGAGCCGGACGCAGCCCGCCAGAAGGAATTGCTGTATTTGCTCAAGCACGATTGCGGCTCCTGCCACGGCATGACCCTCAAGGGCGGCCTGGGGGCGCCCCTGTTGCCGGAGATCCTGGCCCAGCGCAGGGACGACGAGTTGCTGGCCTCCATCCTGGACGGCATGCCCGGCACCGCCATGCCTCCGTGGCGGCCGCTGCTGTCCCCGGACGAAGCGCTGTTCCTCGTCGGGGCCCTGCGGAGGGGCGGGTTGGAATGA
- a CDS encoding nitrite reductase — translation MRHWSHPLVLAAALMAPAPGEAADSGEEPRLAPAEFEAARMHYFQHCAGCHGVLRRGATGRSLEPVAARKLGQEKLERIIAQGTDGGMNGFDDTFTKDEIARLATYVRMPVPVPPEMSLADMKKTRRELVRPEDAPKAPQHGRNWKNFFVTILRDAGKVAILDGDRKDVVAEIDTGYAVHVAEGTSDGRYWFSIGRDGRLTKMDLWSDPPRIMAEVQVAYDARGIAVARFGTQKDRYLVAGGFWPPHFVIVDTETLEPLKVVSTSGMDVEGRFVREARVAALAASPAGPTWMVAVKELGQVWQVDYSDLRNLRIEMIDSARFLHDGFFDPTERFFQVAANASNAMVFVDSQTRKLVGQLETGRKPHPGPGANWIDAQCGPVGATVHMGQGRISVWGNDPKGHPEMAWKLCYSLPLEGPGLFLRGHPNSPHVFADQALHPDVEVASGIKVLDTRRRQVVETLKVTAHPKGVALHPEFNHDGSEVWISVWAKGRKAERQKGEVVVYDSATLKEKARIGGLETPTGKFNVSGRVTK, via the coding sequence ATGCGGCATTGGAGCCATCCACTCGTCCTGGCGGCGGCGCTGATGGCGCCGGCCCCTGGGGAGGCAGCCGATTCGGGGGAAGAGCCCCGGCTGGCCCCCGCCGAATTCGAAGCGGCACGCATGCACTACTTCCAGCATTGCGCCGGCTGCCACGGGGTTCTGCGCCGCGGCGCCACGGGCCGCAGCCTGGAGCCGGTCGCCGCCCGCAAGCTGGGCCAGGAGAAGCTGGAACGCATCATCGCCCAGGGCACCGATGGCGGCATGAACGGATTCGACGATACCTTCACGAAGGACGAGATCGCCCGCCTGGCTACCTACGTCCGGATGCCGGTGCCGGTGCCGCCCGAGATGAGCTTGGCCGACATGAAGAAAACCCGGCGCGAACTGGTGCGGCCCGAGGATGCGCCCAAGGCCCCCCAGCATGGCCGCAACTGGAAGAACTTCTTCGTCACCATCCTGCGCGACGCCGGCAAGGTGGCGATCCTGGACGGCGATCGCAAAGACGTGGTGGCCGAGATCGATACCGGCTACGCGGTCCACGTGGCGGAAGGCACCAGCGACGGCCGCTACTGGTTTTCCATCGGCCGCGACGGGCGTCTGACCAAGATGGACCTGTGGTCCGATCCGCCGCGTATCATGGCCGAGGTCCAGGTGGCCTACGACGCGCGCGGCATCGCCGTGGCACGCTTCGGAACGCAGAAGGACCGCTATCTGGTCGCCGGCGGCTTCTGGCCGCCCCATTTCGTCATCGTCGACACGGAAACCCTGGAACCGCTCAAGGTGGTTTCCACCTCCGGCATGGACGTGGAAGGGCGCTTCGTGCGCGAGGCCCGCGTCGCCGCCCTGGCCGCCAGCCCCGCCGGTCCCACCTGGATGGTGGCGGTCAAGGAATTGGGGCAGGTCTGGCAGGTGGATTATTCGGACCTGCGCAACCTGCGCATCGAGATGATCGATTCCGCCCGCTTCCTGCACGACGGCTTTTTCGATCCCACGGAGCGCTTCTTCCAGGTGGCGGCCAACGCCTCCAACGCCATGGTCTTCGTCGACAGCCAGACCCGCAAGCTGGTGGGCCAGCTGGAAACCGGCCGCAAGCCCCATCCGGGCCCTGGCGCCAACTGGATCGATGCCCAGTGCGGGCCGGTCGGGGCCACCGTGCACATGGGGCAAGGCCGCATCTCGGTCTGGGGCAACGATCCCAAGGGCCATCCGGAGATGGCCTGGAAGCTCTGCTACAGCTTGCCGCTGGAAGGGCCGGGCCTGTTCCTCCGGGGCCATCCCAACTCACCCCACGTATTTGCCGACCAGGCCCTGCATCCGGACGTGGAGGTGGCTTCGGGCATCAAGGTGCTGGATACCCGGCGACGCCAAGTGGTCGAGACCCTCAAGGTTACCGCCCATCCCAAAGGGGTCGCCCTGCATCCCGAATTCAATCACGACGGCTCGGAGGTGTGGATTTCCGTATGGGCCAAAGGCCGCAAGGCCGAACGCCAGAAGGGGGAAGTCGTGGTCTACGACAGCGCCACCTTGAAGGAGAAGGCGCGCATCGGCGGGCTGGAGACTCCGACCGGGAAGTTCAACGTATCCGGAAGGGTCACAAAATAG
- a CDS encoding AsnC family transcriptional regulator: MARARTELERRLLDEFQRDFPLEPRPFAAVAERLGVDEATVIATLGRLKDEGSVSRVGAVFRPGGVGESTLAAMAVPVEDLPYVAQLVNEYEEVNHNYEREHRLNLWFVVCGPDRARVEAVLRDISTRTGLAVLDLPMVQDYHLDLGFPLRWN, translated from the coding sequence ATGGCCAGGGCGCGCACCGAACTGGAACGGCGATTGCTGGACGAGTTCCAGCGGGACTTCCCGCTGGAGCCCCGCCCCTTCGCCGCCGTGGCGGAACGCCTGGGCGTCGACGAGGCCACGGTCATCGCCACCCTGGGCCGCCTGAAGGACGAAGGCTCGGTCAGCCGGGTGGGCGCCGTGTTCCGGCCGGGCGGCGTGGGCGAAAGCACCCTGGCCGCCATGGCGGTGCCCGTCGAGGACCTGCCCTACGTGGCCCAGTTGGTCAACGAGTACGAGGAAGTGAACCACAACTACGAGCGCGAGCACCGCCTGAACCTGTGGTTCGTCGTCTGCGGCCCCGATCGGGCGCGGGTGGAAGCGGTCCTGCGCGACATCTCGACCCGCACCGGCCTGGCCGTTCTGGACCTGCCCATGGTGCAGGACTACCACCTGGATCTGGGGTTTCCGCTCAGATGGAACTGA
- the cobA gene encoding uroporphyrinogen-III C-methyltransferase, which translates to MAEVGRVFLVGAGPGDPDLLTVKAQRLLREAEAVVYDRLVAPEILDHVPSSAIKVFVGKEGARHPVPQAEINAILAGLAREGRKVVRLKGGDPFIFGRGSEEALHLAREGIPFEVVPGITAAAGIGAALGLPLTHRSLATGVRFVTAHKRTAGELDIDWDRLSDPDTTLVFYMGLEALPEIVARLIAHGLPAETPAAAIARGTTPDQRQCLSTLAALPEAVGGLKLETPVLFVIGRVAALVRALNWQGLSIEGETQSFPELSAHA; encoded by the coding sequence TTGGCGGAAGTCGGACGCGTCTTTCTGGTTGGGGCAGGGCCGGGCGATCCCGATCTGCTGACCGTCAAGGCGCAGCGTCTGCTGAGAGAGGCGGAGGCCGTGGTCTACGACCGCTTGGTGGCCCCCGAGATCCTTGACCATGTACCGTCTTCGGCAATCAAGGTATTCGTCGGCAAGGAAGGAGCCCGCCATCCGGTTCCCCAGGCCGAGATCAACGCCATCCTGGCCGGCCTCGCCCGCGAAGGCCGCAAGGTGGTGCGCCTGAAGGGCGGCGATCCGTTCATCTTCGGGCGCGGCAGCGAAGAAGCCCTTCATCTGGCCCGCGAAGGCATTCCCTTCGAGGTGGTGCCCGGCATCACCGCGGCAGCGGGAATCGGTGCCGCGCTCGGCCTGCCCCTTACCCACCGCAGCTTGGCGACCGGCGTGCGATTCGTCACCGCTCACAAGCGGACGGCCGGCGAGTTGGATATCGACTGGGACCGCTTGTCCGATCCGGACACGACCCTAGTGTTCTACATGGGCCTGGAAGCGCTGCCCGAAATCGTCGCCCGGTTGATCGCCCACGGCTTGCCGGCGGAAACCCCGGCGGCGGCCATCGCGCGAGGGACCACGCCGGATCAGCGTCAGTGCCTGTCCACCCTGGCGGCGCTGCCCGAAGCGGTGGGGGGCCTGAAGCTGGAGACCCCGGTGTTGTTCGTCATCGGCCGGGTGGCCGCGCTGGTGCGCGCGCTCAACTGGCAGGGCCTGTCCATCGAGGGCGAGACCCAATCCTTCCCGGAGCTTTCCGCCCATGCGTAA
- a CDS encoding plastocyanin/azurin family copper-binding protein has product MNAHPWIFAGLSVLVVALSGGAVADEAFTAKICAEAKVRYDGLAIAKPSGPTDAVVLLYKYRFCPETLTVRKGTTVHFINVDARTSHSVWLKEAGQEESPRYFPEESWSMKFDSPGDFPYLCGPHWESEKMVGKIVVTP; this is encoded by the coding sequence ATGAACGCGCACCCATGGATTTTCGCCGGCCTCTCCGTGCTGGTCGTGGCTCTGTCGGGCGGGGCCGTCGCGGATGAGGCCTTTACCGCCAAGATCTGCGCCGAGGCTAAGGTCCGCTACGATGGCCTAGCCATCGCCAAGCCGTCCGGCCCGACCGACGCCGTCGTTCTGCTCTACAAGTACCGTTTCTGTCCCGAGACGCTGACGGTCAGGAAGGGCACCACGGTCCATTTCATCAACGTCGATGCCCGCACCAGCCACAGCGTCTGGCTCAAGGAAGCGGGCCAGGAGGAAAGTCCCCGCTATTTTCCCGAAGAAAGCTGGTCCATGAAATTCGACAGTCCGGGCGATTTCCCCTACCTCTGCGGCCCGCACTGGGAATCCGAAAAAATGGTCGGCAAGATCGTCGTGACGCCCTAG
- a CDS encoding protein nirF, with translation MRRLIPLFLAAGLSACAESRATGDLGLVIERADSSVLLVNTTRHERLARIGGLGDLSHASLVYSRDERYAYVFGRDGGLTKVDLLTESVVKRAVQGGNSIGGAISQDGRLVAVSNYEPGGVRVFDAGTLEMVADIPTVGTDGKPSKTVGLVDVPGQKFVVSLFEAGEIWLIDMKNPRQPGIRKYTDIGKLPYDALITADGRYYLAGLFGEDGLAMLDLWNPDRGVRRVLDHYGKGEEKLPVYKMPHLEGWTIAGNEAFVPAVGRHEVLVVDLSTWKEVGRIPVRGQPIFVVGRPDGRQAWVNFALPHNDSVQVIDVPSRKIVKEIKPGKGVLHMEFAPRGHEVWLSVRDSDKVVVYDTETLEPVAELPALKPSGIFFTPRAHRSGL, from the coding sequence ATGCGCCGTCTGATTCCCCTATTTCTGGCCGCCGGCCTTTCCGCCTGCGCCGAAAGCCGCGCCACCGGCGATCTGGGCTTGGTGATCGAGCGGGCCGACAGTTCGGTCCTTCTGGTCAATACCACCCGTCACGAACGCCTGGCCCGCATCGGCGGGCTGGGCGATCTGTCCCACGCGTCGCTGGTCTATTCCCGCGACGAACGCTACGCCTACGTCTTCGGGCGCGACGGCGGGCTGACCAAGGTCGACCTGCTGACCGAAAGCGTGGTCAAGCGTGCCGTCCAGGGCGGCAATTCCATCGGCGGCGCCATTTCCCAGGACGGCCGCCTGGTGGCGGTGTCCAACTACGAGCCGGGCGGCGTGCGCGTCTTCGATGCCGGGACCTTGGAGATGGTGGCCGACATTCCCACCGTCGGCACCGACGGCAAGCCGTCCAAGACCGTGGGCTTGGTCGACGTGCCCGGCCAAAAGTTCGTGGTCAGCCTGTTCGAAGCCGGCGAGATCTGGCTGATCGACATGAAGAATCCCCGCCAGCCGGGCATCCGCAAGTACACCGATATCGGCAAGCTGCCCTACGACGCCCTCATCACCGCCGATGGCCGCTACTACCTGGCCGGCCTGTTCGGCGAGGACGGGCTGGCGATGCTGGACCTGTGGAATCCCGACAGGGGGGTGCGGCGGGTTCTCGACCACTACGGCAAGGGCGAGGAAAAGCTGCCGGTCTACAAGATGCCCCACCTGGAAGGCTGGACGATCGCCGGCAACGAGGCCTTCGTGCCCGCCGTCGGGCGCCACGAGGTGCTGGTAGTCGATTTATCCACCTGGAAGGAAGTGGGGCGCATCCCGGTGCGCGGCCAGCCGATCTTCGTGGTCGGCCGCCCCGACGGCCGCCAGGCGTGGGTCAACTTCGCCCTGCCGCACAACGATTCGGTCCAGGTGATCGACGTGCCCAGCCGCAAGATCGTCAAGGAAATCAAGCCGGGCAAGGGCGTTTTGCACATGGAATTCGCCCCGCGCGGCCACGAGGTCTGGCTGAGCGTCCGCGATTCCGACAAGGTGGTGGTCTATGACACCGAGACCCTGGAGCCGGTGGCCGAACTGCCCGCCTTGAAGCCGTCCGGCATCTTCTTCACCCCCAGGGCGCATCGTTCGGGATTGTGA